One part of the Desulfotignum phosphitoxidans DSM 13687 genome encodes these proteins:
- a CDS encoding type II secretion system protein: MRGKTVISTRQGFTMIELIAAMVIVGVAVAMAGVSFISFERIGKGINARNAQLAQQRMELILAEKRKSQIGFPEDCDGVNDLQCGPDPCNSGNTELDDVCDNAVSVIFKGVKEDNTEINGCQSSEIFKYCKVKVTVEGTDYYMNLYKYD, from the coding sequence ATGAGGGGTAAAACAGTGATATCGACCCGACAGGGATTTACCATGATTGAATTGATCGCAGCCATGGTGATTGTGGGTGTAGCCGTTGCCATGGCAGGGGTGAGTTTCATATCTTTCGAGCGTATCGGTAAAGGAATCAATGCAAGAAACGCACAATTGGCCCAGCAGCGGATGGAATTGATTCTGGCTGAAAAAAGAAAAAGTCAGATTGGATTTCCCGAGGATTGTGATGGTGTAAATGATCTACAATGTGGTCCAGATCCATGTAATTCTGGCAATACAGAGTTGGATGATGTTTGTGATAATGCTGTATCTGTTATCTTTAAAGGAGTAAAAGAGGATAACACTGAAATCAATGGGTGTCAAAGTAGTGAAATATTTAAATATTGTAAGGTTAAAGTAACCGTTGAAGGCACTGATTATTATATGAATTTATATAAATATGACTGA
- a CDS encoding prepilin-type N-terminal cleavage/methylation domain-containing protein: MTDLKQYRPFSSVKRKRGFTLIEMVLVMVLLGIAALMVVPFVGHIFSNLLEGRELSHREGQAVMALERFVRDVRGADSVTVNNNQKKMTLENDGSDVIYEIVTGNLLLDGQVLAKHLDDSQSKFDNKIDTLGYQFITLTLVVEMSGERTFEFSASSFPRMISAAGGNQGGGNQGGGNQGGGNQGGGNQGGGNQGGGNQGGGKK; this comes from the coding sequence ATGACTGATCTCAAGCAATATAGACCATTTTCGTCCGTTAAGAGAAAGCGTGGTTTCACGCTCATTGAGATGGTTCTGGTTATGGTCCTCTTGGGAATAGCTGCTCTTATGGTTGTTCCCTTTGTGGGGCATATATTTTCCAATCTTTTAGAGGGCCGGGAACTCAGCCATCGCGAGGGTCAGGCAGTCATGGCCTTGGAACGGTTTGTCCGGGATGTGCGTGGAGCTGATAGTGTAACTGTCAATAATAATCAGAAGAAGATGACTCTTGAAAATGACGGATCTGATGTGATTTATGAAATTGTCACGGGAAATCTGCTTTTGGATGGTCAGGTCTTGGCTAAGCATCTGGATGATAGTCAAAGCAAGTTTGATAATAAAATCGATACGCTTGGCTATCAGTTCATTACTTTGACATTGGTTGTAGAGATGAGCGGTGAAAGAACCTTTGAATTTTCAGCTTCTTCGTTTCCACGAATGATTTCAGCGGCAGGAGGAAACCAAGGTGGAGGAAACCAAGGTGGAGGAAACCAAGGTGGAGGAAACCAAGGTGGGGGAAACCAAGGTGGGGGAAACCAAGGTGGGGGAAACCAAGGTGGGGGGAAAAAGTGA
- a CDS encoding pilus assembly FimT family protein translates to MKVLRCHSGFTLIEIAAVLVIIAILSVLAVKRMGGTGISAYGDADRLVADLRYAQSLAMTRAPDEGGDYDGEVTVVTTDTGWKLDNEGKTDKLWFADGAREDWKIEEGTTITQDVSITFKYPKGKMVNAASDPTTITLQRGDNSIIINVYSETGYVEIQ, encoded by the coding sequence TTGAAAGTACTGCGCTGTCATAGCGGATTTACCCTGATCGAAATTGCTGCGGTTCTTGTGATCATTGCGATTTTGTCTGTTTTGGCGGTGAAACGCATGGGAGGTACCGGGATTTCTGCTTATGGCGATGCCGATCGTCTGGTAGCGGATTTGCGTTATGCCCAGTCTCTGGCCATGACCCGGGCCCCGGATGAAGGTGGTGATTATGATGGTGAAGTGACAGTCGTAACTACTGACACTGGCTGGAAATTAGATAATGAAGGGAAAACGGATAAACTCTGGTTCGCAGACGGAGCCAGAGAAGATTGGAAAATTGAGGAAGGCACGACGATTACCCAGGATGTCAGCATCACGTTTAAATACCCGAAAGGCAAGATGGTGAATGCTGCTTCAGACCCGACGACCATAACACTTCAACGCGGCGATAATTCCATCATCATTAATGTGTATAGTGAAACCGGATATGTGGAGATCCAATGA
- a CDS encoding type II secretion system protein, with protein sequence MKDKPAMKHSQISGFTLVEIISVLVIVGILSTVALPDFFNIQERIRHKMVDNVISDLNHREQIIWSMHMASDSTHDDTIIFDGVHAENIGAKFTWTSGPGQAGGTIRFGRVLVDVVRTPSDKDAAGIWERVSRDDITTFNETAGSMITRVQQYYDENGYYPRSWGDYAFTDVGLDPDDWNTPVDGVYYATGGNRIKATPAEGFEFHVTGTDGEDRVLKSSYNWSLWYSMEDGKWYYHSINDDNEIDISTLAVVKDVP encoded by the coding sequence ATGAAAGACAAGCCGGCCATGAAACATTCCCAGATAAGCGGATTCACGCTGGTGGAAATCATCTCCGTGCTGGTCATCGTAGGCATTCTCTCAACGGTGGCGCTGCCCGATTTTTTCAATATCCAGGAGCGGATCCGGCACAAGATGGTGGATAATGTGATCAGTGACCTCAATCACCGGGAGCAGATTATCTGGAGTATGCATATGGCATCTGACAGCACGCATGATGATACGATCATTTTTGATGGAGTCCATGCGGAAAATATCGGGGCCAAGTTCACCTGGACCTCAGGACCGGGCCAGGCCGGCGGTACCATCCGGTTCGGCCGGGTTCTGGTGGACGTGGTTCGGACCCCGTCAGACAAGGATGCGGCAGGCATCTGGGAACGGGTGAGCCGTGACGATATAACGACTTTCAATGAAACAGCCGGGTCCATGATCACCCGGGTGCAGCAGTATTATGATGAAAACGGCTACTATCCCAGAAGCTGGGGGGACTATGCCTTTACCGACGTGGGTCTGGACCCCGATGATTGGAACACTCCTGTGGACGGCGTGTATTACGCGACAGGTGGAAACCGGATAAAAGCAACACCCGCAGAAGGATTTGAGTTTCATGTGACCGGGACGGACGGTGAAGACCGGGTTCTGAAATCCAGTTACAACTGGAGCCTGTGGTATTCCATGGAAGATGGCAAATGGTATTATCACAGTATCAACGACGACAATGAAATCGACATCTCAACGCTGGCGGTTGTCAAAGATGTGCCATAA
- a CDS encoding type II secretion system protein, giving the protein MKKQNREHGFTFVEIISVLVIIGILSAVALPDFFNIQDRIRRKMVDNVIKDLNHREYLIWATHFESKEDHDDSVVFNRVNPENIGAKFIWSAGPSTTGGTITFGSIDVNVERTSSTAETEGFWEKKDDNTSDSGSQNSGQGGGNSNNNDSPGQSGDAPGQGGDSPGQSENAPGKNKN; this is encoded by the coding sequence ATGAAAAAACAAAATCGGGAACACGGCTTCACCTTTGTGGAAATCATTTCCGTGCTGGTCATCATCGGCATTCTTTCGGCTGTGGCCCTGCCCGATTTTTTCAATATCCAGGATCGTATCCGGCGCAAGATGGTGGACAATGTGATCAAAGATCTCAATCACCGGGAATATCTGATCTGGGCCACGCATTTTGAATCCAAAGAAGATCATGATGACAGTGTCGTTTTCAATCGGGTGAATCCGGAAAACATCGGCGCCAAATTCATCTGGTCGGCTGGTCCTTCCACGACCGGAGGCACCATCACGTTCGGATCCATTGACGTCAATGTGGAAAGGACCTCTTCAACTGCTGAAACCGAAGGGTTTTGGGAAAAAAAGGATGATAACACTTCAGATTCCGGCTCTCAAAACAGCGGGCAGGGTGGAGGAAATTCGAATAATAACGATTCTCCTGGACAGAGCGGTGACGCACCCGGTCAAGGGGGGGATTCTCCCGGACAGAGTGAAAATGCTCCTGGAAAAAATAAAAACTAA
- a CDS encoding type IV pilin protein, producing MQPTAVLKTPKGFTLIEVLSVVVIIGILAAIAVPSYKATMDRSREKAAEAAIAEVKSRLSLAYAKYLLEEKSEPDTIGDIAGIDDSGLPAGSGEVPQMDNYTVTLSGHNGTIATITVTKIKDVDYSQSDEIDNTWELP from the coding sequence ATGCAGCCGACTGCTGTTTTAAAAACCCCGAAAGGGTTCACCCTGATCGAAGTCCTGTCAGTGGTGGTGATCATCGGAATCCTGGCTGCCATCGCGGTTCCCAGTTACAAGGCCACTATGGATCGATCACGGGAAAAGGCAGCCGAGGCTGCCATTGCCGAGGTTAAATCCCGGTTGTCACTTGCCTATGCCAAGTATCTTTTGGAAGAAAAATCAGAACCCGATACGATAGGTGATATCGCCGGGATAGATGACTCAGGGTTACCGGCCGGTTCAGGTGAAGTACCACAGATGGATAATTACACGGTAACCTTGAGCGGTCACAATGGGACGATAGCAACGATCACTGTAACGAAAATCAAAGACGTGGATTACAGTCAGTCTGATGAGATAGATAACACTTGGGAACTGCCATAA
- a CDS encoding HD-GYP domain-containing protein, which produces MSLPAYDQNLGEIHNLSIPSGTLTPEERYKINGHVISTLRMLEQLPFPKEMTKIPRYAATHHEVLNGTGYPRQLTAKDLSLPERIIGVADIFEALTAADRPYKKAKKISEALEILQDMVEKNLIDADVFNLFLTSGVCMEYARRYLAPELIDVADVSRYLSQSISAG; this is translated from the coding sequence ATGTCTTTGCCGGCATATGACCAGAATCTGGGAGAAATCCACAACCTGTCCATTCCATCAGGCACCCTGACCCCGGAGGAACGCTATAAAATCAATGGACATGTGATCAGCACCCTTCGCATGCTGGAACAATTGCCGTTTCCCAAGGAAATGACCAAAATCCCCCGGTATGCCGCCACCCACCATGAAGTGCTCAACGGCACCGGGTATCCCAGGCAATTGACCGCCAAGGACCTGTCTTTGCCGGAACGGATCATTGGGGTGGCCGATATTTTCGAAGCATTGACCGCCGCAGACCGGCCTTACAAAAAAGCCAAAAAGATCAGTGAAGCCCTGGAGATTTTACAGGACATGGTCGAAAAGAACCTGATCGATGCCGATGTGTTCAACCTGTTTCTCACCAGCGGGGTGTGTATGGAATATGCCCGGCGCTATCTGGCACCGGAGTTGATTGATGTGGCAGATGTCAGCCGGTACCTGTCACAAAGCATATCTGCGGGTTAG